A window of Bacillus sp. DX3.1 genomic DNA:
AATGATTGAACCCAACCTTCTTTGCTATCGCCAACGTGAATCGTTGCTTTATTTTCTTTCATTTTGATAAAAGAAAATTCTTTTCGAAGATATTTAGGGACAGGAGTGTACTTTCGATGTGATAGAACAACCTCTGTTCGATAATTTGGAAGTTTGTCTACATCATTAGGCATTGTACGGAACCCAACACCACTACCAATCATGAGTAAATAGAACAACTCATTAAACGCATCAAACCCATCAATTACTAAGAAAGAGCAATTAAAATTAGCCGTAGGGTATATTTCTGATATAGGTGTCCCACCAATCCACATTGTACGACCACTTGTAAACTGCTTGAGATGAAACATATTATCGAATAATTCTTCCGCTTCTTCTTTTAGCTTATCCATATTTGCATTTGGATTGTGTTTTAGCTCTAATCCGATATTGTAATTTACCACCCGTTCAAGTGTTTCTACCCATGTTTCTCTTCTTTGTTCGTAAGGTAACCATCTACTATAAGTGCGGGTATATACAAAGGAACCTAAATCGGTCATTTGTGTTTGTTTATTTTTGTAGTTAGCAAGAAATTCTTTTGATAAAAACATAGCAATAGCTCCTTTTTTCATGAAAATATTTGTGATACTTTTTTACTCATTTTATAATTTCCCTAATCCCGATTTTCCTCTTATTGTATAAGAAATACCCTATAGAATAGACTTTTTTAAGTATCTACTCTATAGGGTCTCCCTCTCCTTCAAATCTTAGATGCACTCTTTCTCTCTTATGCTGTAGTATTCGGCATTCGCACTCACAATCAGGTTGTACATACTTTAATTTAGTTGCCTAATTTTTTAAAAACACAAGTTGAAATTCGGTAAGCTTAAATATTTTATTTAGCAATTATGAAATTGACTCAATTAAGAAGCTTTAGCTTTTATTATATTTTTGTCCCTCAGACAAGCAACAGTCCGTCTAAATCTAAAATTTCAAGTTTTTTATGTGCTTTCTGTTTGATATAACCTTGAATCTCAAGGTCAGACAACTTACGGCTAATGGTTTCAGGCGATGTTCCCAAATAAGAAGCTAAATCTTTTCTACTCATAGGCAGTGTAAACTCGTTTGATTGATCATCACTTAAACATTCGGCTAAGAAATGAGCCAACCGTGTTTCTACTTTCTCCGTCACGAATTTAGTCATTTGTTTTTCCGACTGTTCTAGTCGATTTGAAAATTCAGTTAGTATTTTTAATGAAATGGATGGGTATTTTAAAAGCAATTCTTGTAAGTCTGACTGCTTGATCATGCAAACATTGGTTTCTTCCATTGCTTCTGCAAATGATTCATAAAAATCCTTCTTAAATAAAGCAAGTTCTCCTGTGAACTCTCCTGGATTTAAAATTCGAACCAGCTGTTCTTTTCCTGATTCAGAAAGTCGATAAATCTTAATCTTTCCCTTACTTACAATATAAAGGGTGTCAGCTTGATCGCCTGCATGGTAAATGATTTCCCCTCTTTTGTACGAAATCGATTGAGCTGCTACCATAATCTCATCCATTTGTTCGCTTTCTAAATGATTAAATATTGGAACCAACGAAACACACCTATGATGACCACAATGAGCATTGTCATGGGTATGAATATTTTTTGTTTCCATAGTCACCTCTCCTTATTTTGAATGAATGCTGTCTGATTAATGTCGTCCTGTTTTTTACCTTCTTCTATCATTTCCTAGGTATAATTGTAACATCCCAAAATATAATTTTTTAAAATTGAAATCGCCCGCTTTTTCATGGTTGATTGCGTACTTCGCAACCTCTTCTAAAATCATGATATCCCCAGCAATTAAGAATCAGTCCAATTTAATCATATAACGCCTCACAGCGAGAAAATTTTAATCAAATATGCGAAATGCTAATTTTTGTATTTTATCGTCGATTTCCTCGGGTTGGATGATGTTTTCATTAAAGTTTATTTCCATTTTTCCGCTGCCTGATATAATCTTCACTTGTTCAACTCCGCAGTATTTTTTCATCTTTCTTTTTATTTTCCCGATGCATCCGATACAGGCAACATCGTTTAATGCCAATTGAATGGTACTCATTTAAGTGAAATACCTCCCATTCTTTCCACGAAGGATTGGCCGAACTGGATACTTTGTTCCTTCTCAGAATATGTTGGTGCAAGATCTATTTTCAACCCATCAAGGACCACTGCACCTAATTTAGCCAATTTATATGTTAAAGTATCGACTGCTCTCCCCCAATGTTCATAGGAAGAATCAGATGATCCAAAAGAAACAGCTATTTTTCCATTTAAATCTAAGCCGCTCATACTTACATAAATAATTAAACAAGTAGCATTCATGATAAAAACACCTCTTATTTTTTCTTTCATTTTAATTGAGAGTCCATCTCAATAACCTTGACCTACATCAAGAAAAGCAAAGAATTGGTGTCCATCACATCAATGAATTTTTAAAGAGGATAAAGTGAAACTTTAATCAGTGGAGGTTTTCTCCATCCCCCACTGATTATTAGTTGAACCAATCGGGCTTTTACGGGCAGTTTATCCCTCACCTAACTTCTTTGCTTCCGCTGAATTTTGAGGTGGGGGTATTACTGCCCGTTAATGCGGGATAAAATGGAGGTATCTCTTCCTTTTCCGCTACCTCTATCAAAATAAACTTTCAATTGTATATAAACCCATTTTGATTTTTCAACATATAGGCCGCGGCTATGGATAACAAAAGGGGACCTGCACTCGTTTCCTCTCTTTGTTTTCACTTGGCATGGGGCAGGAAAAGGATCTAACCGCTTCTACGCATGGCCGGATGCTCTCTCCCACCTAAAAAGAAAGGTTTTATGTCGGTTTTTTAATTTGTATTTATATATTTAGTTGAAACCCTTATAATCTGCCGTAACCTAAGAAATGTATGAGTCCTTTCACTTTTAAAATCCTATCTATATAAATCCATTTTGATTTTTCAACATATAGACCGCGGCTATGGATAACAAAAGGGGACCTGCACTCGTTTCCTCTCTTTGTTTTCACTTGGCATGGGGCAGGAAAAGGATCTGACCGCTTCTATTCATGGCCGAATGCTCTCTCCCACCTAAAAAGGAGGGCTTTATGTCGGTCTTTTAATTTGTATTTATATAATTTTGATTATGCATGTACAGCTTGTAATTCTATTTCTACTTTTGTGCTCTTATGATTAAATCTAACTAATCTCATCCCATTCAAAATAACAAGTAACACGCTGGCTTCGTGAATAAACATACCGAACGCTAAATGTACAGATCCATTTAATACACCAAGTAGTAAAACAAAGACAATTCCAACTGCGAAATACGTGTTTTGTTTCATGTTACGAATTGTTGCTTTTGATAGAGAGTAAGCATGCGAGAGTTGCGTAAGCTTATCGGCCATTAGAACGACGTCAGCAGTTTCCATTGAAATATCTGTACCACCTTCACCCATCGCTAAACCGATATCAGCTGTCGTAATCGCAGGTGCATCGTTAATTCCATCCCCAGCCATTGCCACGACAAGGCCTTTTTCCTTTAAATTTTTCACGTATTCTACTTTATCTTCTGGTAATAATTCTGCATGGTATTCATCTAATCTTAGTTTTTTTGCCACTAATTCAGCTGTATGTTGATTATCACCAGTCAACATAATGATTTTCTTAATACCATTTTTCCTCATTTCTGCTAGAGCTCTCGGTGCATCTTCACGGATCTGGTCAGCAATCGAGAACACGCCTGCAACTTTGCCGTCCACTGCTGCAAAAATAGCGGTGTTCCCAGCCTTTTCACGGTCGGCTGAATAATTCGCAATGACATTTGAAAGCCCAATGTTTTCACTGTTCAATAATTTACGGTTACCAATCACTAAGACATGGCCCTCAACTTTTGCACGAATTCCCTTTCCTTTAATGACTTCAGCAACTTCAGGCTCACTCGTAACGTTTAAGTTTCGCGCCTTCGCTTCCTTGACAATCGTTTGACCTAAATGATGCTCTGAAATAGTTTCAGCCTGCGCCACTAATCTTAGTAATTCATTAGCATCTATAGTTTCAAATGTTTTAATATCAGTAACCTCTGGTTTCCCTTTTGTTAAAGTACCTGTTTTATCAAAGACGAGTATGTCCACTTTCGAGAATTTATCCATGATTTCTCCGCCCTTAATCAGAACACCGTTTTTAGCTCCATTCCCAATTCCAGCAACGTTTGAAACTGGCGCTCCAATAACCAAGGCGCCCGGACAAGCAATTACAAGGAATGTGATGGCAATTTGAAGATCTCTTGTCAGGGCAAAGACTAGAATCGATAAGATAACAACCGCTGGTGTATAGATATTGGAAAATTTATTAAGAAATTTTTCCGTTTTTGATTTTGACTCTTGTGCTTCTTCCACTAATTCAATAATTTTTGCAAAAGTTGTATCATCGCCGACCTTTTCTGCGACCATTTCAATATAACCATTATCAACAAGCGTTCCACTAAAGACTTGATCATCTACCTTTTTCAATACAGGTACTGATTCACCTGTTACGGTTGCTTCATTTAATGATGCTTGACCAGATAAGACCCTTCCATCCACTGGAACCTTGCCGCCTGAGCGAATAACCACTCGGTCTCCTTCGACTACTTCTTCAATTGAAATCTTTATATGATTTCCATTACGGATAACGATGGCTTCTTGTGGGGCCATATCGATTAATTCCTTTAGAGATGAACGTGTTTTTTCCAATGTACGTGCTTCTAGATAATCCCCCAATAAGAATAGCAATGTAACAACTGCTGACTCTGTATACTCTTGAATATAAAGAGCACCAATTACTGCAATTGTTACCAATAGCTCAATACTAAAAGCTTTCATGCGTAATGATTGATAGGCCTTCATTGCAATCGGAATACCAGCGATTATCGTTCCAATGATTAGGATTATATTTTTGATATCACCATTTGCAATTGCTCCAGTAGCAAAACCAATTACGATTAAAATAAATGAAATCGCAGTAATATAATTTTTATTTTTATATATGGTTTCAATCATTTTTTCTCCCCCTTATTTATATAAATCCATTTTGATTTTTCGACATATAACCGCGGCTATGAATAACAAAAGGGGACCTGCACTCGTTTTCTCTCTTTGTTTTCACTATGTCTGGGCAGGAAAAGGATTTGACCGCTTCTATGCATGGCCGGATGCTCTCTCCCACCTTAAAAGAAGGGTTTTATGTCGGCTTTTTAATTTGTATTTATTTAGTCAATTTGTTTGATTGAACCGGGTACCAAGCTTGTCAGAATTTTTTCTAATTATTCTACAAATACCTTTGTTTCATCGAATTCGGCTGGGCCTTTCCTAATCTAGGAGAAACTTTGATCGATATGATTTCGTTTGATGCTTTAACTAATCATCAAATTTTTACCGCAACTAACACAACCAATTGTTACCAATTGAAAGAGTCCTTTCGCCAAATTGGTTATTTCTTTCTTTTGTTTTTTTATTTCTGCTCTTTATACTCCTATGATACGGTTCTTTCCTTTTAAAAGAGATGACCATCATCAAGTATTTTTATTTTCCTTTTCCAAGTTCTTGAACTATATGATACTAAATATGAGGGAAACGAAAGAAGCCTGGTGGGGGTCGATTGGAACGGTTTGATTTCTCTATTTCAGGAGAGAATCTGGATAAGTTACACTCTTTTTCTCTCTTTGTTTTCACTTGGCATGGGGCAGGAAAAGGATCTGACCGCTTCTATGCATGGCCGGATGCTCTCTCCCACCTAAAAAGAAGGGTTTTATGTCGGTTTTTTAATTTGTATTTATATATAATCTTTTCTATTCCGCTCGTAAAAAATCAAAAAAGCCGATAACCTACTATTAAAATAGTAAGCTATCGACTTTATACACATATTTTATTTAGTTAAAAATCTTATAATCTACCGTAACCTAAGAAATGCTTTTGGTTATAACTGCTGTTCAAGCTAGAGTATGCAATCCCTTTATCACCAGCGTGAATCATTTGTCCGTTACCAACATAAATGCCAATATGAGATGGACCTGCTTTATACGTACCTTGGAAGAATACTAAGTCTCCAGGTTGTGGGCTAGATAATTTTTGAACAGAATTCCAGTAACCCGCAACATCTTGACGGCCTACACCAAAGATGTAAGAAATGAAACCACTGCAGTCAAAACCACCGTTTGATGGGGATGCACTACCCCAAACATATGGCATACCAAGGTATTTTTGCGCTTTAGCAATTACACCGCCCTCTGCAGGCTTCGATGGTTCTGGTGTTGGCGCTGGTGCTGGCTTAGATTCTTCTTTTTCAGCTTGTCCACCACCATTATTTCCTGGAGCTGGAGCAGCTGGTTGTGGTGCCGGTGCTTCTTTTTCTTGTGCTGGTGCTGCTGGAGCAGCTGGTGCTTGCTCTGCTTGTTTCTGCGCTGCTGCTTCTTGTGCTGCTTTATCTTGCGCTTCTTTTTCAGCTAAGCTTTGTAAGTATAACGCTTGTTTTTCAAGCTCTTTTAATTGATTTTCTGTGCTTGTCATGCCGTTTACAACTGTATCCATCTTACCGCTTAAATCGTTTACTGCTGTTTGTTTTTTCGCTTTTTCAGCGTCAAGTTCTTTCTTAGCATCTTCGATTTTTGCTTGTGCTTCTTTTAATTCTTTTTGTTTTTCTTTTACAAGTTCAACATCTTTTTTCACGTTCGCTTGATCTTCTTGTTGTGTTTTCATGATATCTTCATCAGATTCAAGAATCTTAGAAATAGAAGTTAAACGATCTACCAAATCAGAAATGTTTTTAGAGCCTACAACAACTTCTGTTACAACATTCGTATTTGGTTGCTCTTGAAGTGCAACTAAACGTTTTCTTAAAAGCTCTTCACGCTTTGCAATTTTCGTTTGTAATTCTGCGATATCTTTATTTTTTGTATCGATTAATTTTTGTGTATCTTCAACTTTTTTTGTTGTGTCAGCAAGTTTCGATTCGTTCTCTTTAACAGACTTATCTAAACCTTCAACTGTTTTATTTAATTCGTTCATTTGTTTTTGAAGCTCATCACGTTCTTGTTGTTGTTTATGTAAAGTGTCATTTTGTGAGTTGATTTCTGTTTTTACGTCCTCAATCTTTTCCGCAAATACATTTGGTGTTACTACTGAAAACATCATAAATCCTGCCGCTAATGCGCAAGATGCGATTTTTAATTTTTTCATTTTGTTTTTTACACCGCTTTCTTTTTTTCTTTTCCGTCTTTATCTACTAAAATTTATACCATAATCCGGAAGGTTTTTTATCAATGTTACGCTTTTGTAAAATAAATGTAATATTACGCTTGTAACTTATTGGCACAATTCTAGCGATTTTGTTTTATTTTGTAGAATTCTAAGAAAATATCATGACTACTTTTCTTATCCCAAAGCTCTTTATGAATAAAAATATTTTTTATAGAAATGTCATTTCTTTGTTACACAAATAAAAAAGATGTAAGGAAACTTCCTCACACCTTTTCATTATTTCACCCATTTTTCAGCCCAATTTTGGACTTCATCC
This region includes:
- a CDS encoding flavodoxin domain-containing protein, with translation MNATCLIIYVSMSGLDLNGKIAVSFGSSDSSYEHWGRAVDTLTYKLAKLGAVVLDGLKIDLAPTYSEKEQSIQFGQSFVERMGGISLK
- a CDS encoding cation-translocating P-type ATPase; its protein translation is MIETIYKNKNYITAISFILIVIGFATGAIANGDIKNIILIIGTIIAGIPIAMKAYQSLRMKAFSIELLVTIAVIGALYIQEYTESAVVTLLFLLGDYLEARTLEKTRSSLKELIDMAPQEAIVIRNGNHIKISIEEVVEGDRVVIRSGGKVPVDGRVLSGQASLNEATVTGESVPVLKKVDDQVFSGTLVDNGYIEMVAEKVGDDTTFAKIIELVEEAQESKSKTEKFLNKFSNIYTPAVVILSILVFALTRDLQIAITFLVIACPGALVIGAPVSNVAGIGNGAKNGVLIKGGEIMDKFSKVDILVFDKTGTLTKGKPEVTDIKTFETIDANELLRLVAQAETISEHHLGQTIVKEAKARNLNVTSEPEVAEVIKGKGIRAKVEGHVLVIGNRKLLNSENIGLSNVIANYSADREKAGNTAIFAAVDGKVAGVFSIADQIREDAPRALAEMRKNGIKKIIMLTGDNQHTAELVAKKLRLDEYHAELLPEDKVEYVKNLKEKGLVVAMAGDGINDAPAITTADIGLAMGEGGTDISMETADVVLMADKLTQLSHAYSLSKATIRNMKQNTYFAVGIVFVLLLGVLNGSVHLAFGMFIHEASVLLVILNGMRLVRFNHKSTKVEIELQAVHA
- a CDS encoding heavy-metal-associated domain-containing protein, with translation MSTIQLALNDVACIGCIGKIKRKMKKYCGVEQVKIISGSGKMEINFNENIIQPEEIDDKIQKLAFRIFD
- a CDS encoding C40 family peptidase, giving the protein MKKLKIASCALAAGFMMFSVVTPNVFAEKIEDVKTEINSQNDTLHKQQQERDELQKQMNELNKTVEGLDKSVKENESKLADTTKKVEDTQKLIDTKNKDIAELQTKIAKREELLRKRLVALQEQPNTNVVTEVVVGSKNISDLVDRLTSISKILESDEDIMKTQQEDQANVKKDVELVKEKQKELKEAQAKIEDAKKELDAEKAKKQTAVNDLSGKMDTVVNGMTSTENQLKELEKQALYLQSLAEKEAQDKAAQEAAAQKQAEQAPAAPAAPAQEKEAPAPQPAAPAPGNNGGGQAEKEESKPAPAPTPEPSKPAEGGVIAKAQKYLGMPYVWGSASPSNGGFDCSGFISYIFGVGRQDVAGYWNSVQKLSSPQPGDLVFFQGTYKAGPSHIGIYVGNGQMIHAGDKGIAYSSLNSSYNQKHFLGYGRL
- a CDS encoding Crp/Fnr family transcriptional regulator, with protein sequence METKNIHTHDNAHCGHHRCVSLVPIFNHLESEQMDEIMVAAQSISYKRGEIIYHAGDQADTLYIVSKGKIKIYRLSESGKEQLVRILNPGEFTGELALFKKDFYESFAEAMEETNVCMIKQSDLQELLLKYPSISLKILTEFSNRLEQSEKQMTKFVTEKVETRLAHFLAECLSDDQSNEFTLPMSRKDLASYLGTSPETISRKLSDLEIQGYIKQKAHKKLEILDLDGLLLV